The Collimonas sp. PA-H2 genome contains a region encoding:
- a CDS encoding FMN-dependent NADH-azoreductase yields the protein MKLLQIDSSILGDASASRQLTREVVATLMAADSDIDLSYRDLSKDVTAHLSGATFAAKGTPAEKRNLAQKLEVELNEAILNEFMAADVIVVGAPMYNFSVPTQLKAWIDQISVAGVTFRYTEKGPEGLAKGKRVVIVSTSGGKHAGGPTGVGHEDYLKLVFGFLGITDIEVVRADGLAYSPEAKEAGFAAARARISDLTSAVAMA from the coding sequence ATGAAACTCTTGCAAATCGACTCCAGCATTCTCGGCGACGCTTCGGCTTCGCGCCAACTCACACGCGAAGTAGTAGCCACCCTGATGGCCGCCGACAGCGATATCGACCTGAGCTATCGCGACCTCAGTAAAGATGTGACCGCCCATTTGTCCGGCGCCACCTTTGCCGCCAAGGGCACGCCTGCTGAAAAGCGTAACCTGGCGCAAAAGCTGGAAGTGGAACTGAACGAAGCCATCCTCAACGAATTCATGGCAGCCGATGTGATCGTGGTCGGCGCGCCGATGTACAACTTCAGCGTGCCGACCCAGCTCAAGGCATGGATCGACCAGATTAGTGTCGCCGGCGTTACTTTCCGCTATACCGAAAAGGGCCCGGAAGGCCTGGCCAAAGGCAAGCGCGTCGTGATCGTGTCGACATCCGGCGGCAAGCATGCAGGCGGCCCTACTGGCGTGGGGCATGAAGACTATTTGAAACTGGTGTTCGGCTTCCTCGGGATTACCGATATCGAAGTGGTTCGCGCCGACGGCCTGGCCTACAGTCCTGAAGCGAAAGAAGCCGGCTTTGCGGCAGCTCGCGCGCGTATCAGTGATCTGACCAGCGCAGTGGCAATGGCCTGA
- a CDS encoding LysR substrate-binding domain-containing protein: protein MQDLNDLYFFANVVQEGGFTAAGRSLGIPKSRLSRRISELETRLGARLLQRNTRGIALTDLGNRYYQHCQVVIAAADAAELAVTSSLAEPSGTVRVSCVVAIAQTEVAFALPAFLERYPKVNIDLLFTNRRINLLEEGVDVAVRVRATDDEDPNLATRRLRSASGVLVATPELLARYGALSHPRELAKLPFLGAVERDRRIHQLLDGPGDERYELVTEARLAVEDFPLRKRAALRHLGLTMLPTEYCSEELAQGRLIHVLPGWTTPAGHVQVVYPTQRGLLPAVRVFVDFLIEHLSKMQFPLNSCPK, encoded by the coding sequence ATGCAAGACTTGAATGACCTCTATTTCTTTGCCAACGTGGTGCAGGAAGGCGGCTTCACGGCCGCTGGCCGCAGCCTCGGTATCCCGAAGTCGCGCTTGTCGCGCCGCATTTCAGAGCTGGAAACCAGGCTGGGCGCACGCTTGCTACAGCGCAATACCCGAGGCATCGCCCTCACCGATCTCGGCAACCGCTACTATCAGCATTGCCAGGTGGTGATTGCCGCCGCCGACGCTGCCGAGCTGGCAGTCACCAGTTCGCTGGCGGAACCGAGCGGCACGGTGCGGGTCAGCTGCGTGGTGGCGATTGCACAGACAGAAGTGGCGTTTGCGCTGCCAGCCTTTCTGGAGCGCTATCCGAAGGTGAATATCGACTTGCTGTTCACCAACCGCCGCATCAATCTGCTGGAGGAAGGGGTGGATGTCGCGGTGCGGGTGCGGGCTACCGACGATGAAGATCCCAACCTGGCGACACGGCGTTTGCGCTCCGCCTCTGGCGTGCTGGTGGCAACGCCGGAGCTGCTGGCCAGATATGGCGCCCTTAGCCACCCGCGCGAACTGGCAAAACTGCCCTTCCTCGGCGCGGTTGAGCGTGATCGCCGCATCCACCAGCTGCTCGACGGCCCCGGCGATGAACGTTACGAACTGGTGACGGAAGCACGCCTGGCGGTAGAGGATTTTCCTTTGCGCAAGCGGGCGGCGCTGCGGCACCTCGGCCTGACCATGCTCCCTACTGAGTATTGCAGCGAAGAGCTGGCGCAAGGCCGGCTGATCCATGTTCTGCCCGGCTGGACCACGCCGGCCGGACATGTACAAGTGGTGTACCCGACCCAGAGAGGCTTGCTGCCGGCAGTGAGGGTGTTCGTCGATTTCCTGATCGAACATCTCAGCAAGATGCAATTCCCGCTCAACAGCTGCCCGAAATGA
- the egtB gene encoding ergothioneine biosynthesis protein EgtB yields MHRLAETFARVRAQSCQLVQPLSAEDCCVQSMADASPAKWHLAHTTWFFETFILERFEACFQPFHPAFRVLFNSYYEGVGEQHPRAQRGLMTRPALAEVLAYRQNVDQRLLALLAQVQLADSAGELAMLVELGLQHEQQHQELLLTDIKHLLSMNPLLPPYRGSDVMADAGREQASALQWQAFAAGIVEVGHDGQGFFFDNETPRHRQFVEPFCMASRLVSNGEYLAFVEDGGYSNPLLWLAAGWDWVVQQKITRPLYWHQAQAQFDSAWREFTLHGLQPLAMHEAATHLSFFEAEAYARWAGARLPTEAEWEAAAAAQGEDYFGVAWQWTTSSYAPYPGYVALPGAVGEYNGKFMVNQYVLRGSSAATPDGHARLSYRNFFPATARWQFSGIRLARS; encoded by the coding sequence ATGCATCGCTTGGCTGAAACATTCGCGCGCGTGCGCGCGCAGAGCTGCCAGCTGGTGCAACCGCTGTCGGCAGAGGATTGCTGCGTGCAATCGATGGCAGACGCCAGCCCCGCCAAATGGCATCTGGCGCACACTACCTGGTTTTTCGAGACCTTCATCCTGGAACGGTTCGAAGCCTGTTTCCAGCCGTTCCATCCGGCCTTCCGGGTGCTGTTCAATTCCTATTACGAAGGCGTCGGCGAACAGCATCCGCGCGCCCAGCGCGGCCTGATGACGCGGCCGGCATTGGCGGAAGTGCTGGCCTACCGGCAGAATGTCGACCAGCGCCTGCTGGCGCTGTTGGCGCAAGTACAGCTCGCTGACAGCGCCGGCGAACTGGCGATGCTGGTGGAACTGGGCTTGCAGCACGAGCAGCAGCATCAGGAACTGCTGCTCACCGATATCAAGCATTTGCTGTCGATGAATCCCTTGCTGCCGCCTTACCGCGGGTCTGATGTGATGGCAGATGCGGGGCGGGAGCAGGCGAGTGCGCTGCAGTGGCAAGCGTTCGCAGCCGGCATCGTTGAAGTCGGCCACGATGGACAGGGATTTTTCTTCGATAATGAAACGCCGCGGCACCGCCAGTTTGTCGAGCCGTTTTGCATGGCGTCGAGGCTGGTCAGCAATGGCGAATACCTGGCGTTCGTTGAGGATGGCGGCTACAGCAATCCCTTGCTGTGGCTGGCGGCCGGCTGGGACTGGGTGGTGCAGCAGAAAATCACGCGGCCGCTGTACTGGCACCAGGCGCAGGCGCAATTCGATTCAGCCTGGCGTGAATTCACCCTGCATGGCTTGCAGCCGCTGGCCATGCACGAGGCGGCCACTCATCTGTCCTTTTTTGAAGCGGAAGCCTACGCCCGCTGGGCCGGCGCCCGTTTGCCGACAGAAGCGGAATGGGAAGCCGCGGCCGCGGCGCAAGGCGAGGATTATTTCGGCGTCGCCTGGCAGTGGACTACCAGCAGCTATGCGCCTTATCCCGGCTACGTCGCCTTGCCCGGCGCCGTCGGCGAGTACAACGGCAAGTTCATGGTTAACCAGTACGTATTGCGCGGTTCTTCGGCGGCGACGCCGGATGGCCACGCGCGCCTGAGCTACCGCAATTTCTTCCCCGCCACCGCGCGCTGGCAGTTCAGCGGCATCCGGCTGGCGCGTTCCTGA
- the egtD gene encoding L-histidine N(alpha)-methyltransferase yields MAQQQQPAHPENCVAQDEVQDQLVAGLLAPHAHVSPKYLYDVLGSRLFAAICELPEYYPTRTEAAIFEQNAGAIATALGADATLIDLGAGNCSKAARLFPSLRPKQYVAIDISEKFLREAVAALRQQFPKIKMTCLGMDFSSELELPLTLGTQRRQFFYPGSSIGNFAPLESLKFLHHIRKAINGSDGGLLIGVDLVKDKPILDAAYDDALGVTAAFNLNLLNHVNRLLEADFQPQQWRHRAFYNEAQHRIEMHLEARQDLIVHWQDGGVRRFAQGDSIHTESSYKYTEQGFIDLLQQAGFGKVQTWSDERNWFMVCHARIA; encoded by the coding sequence TTGGCTCAACAGCAGCAACCGGCGCATCCGGAAAACTGCGTAGCGCAAGACGAGGTTCAAGATCAACTGGTAGCCGGCTTGCTGGCGCCCCATGCCCACGTCTCTCCCAAATATCTATACGATGTACTCGGCTCGCGCCTGTTTGCAGCGATCTGCGAACTGCCTGAATACTATCCGACCCGTACCGAAGCCGCGATCTTCGAACAGAATGCTGGCGCGATCGCAACCGCGCTTGGCGCCGATGCGACCCTGATCGACCTCGGCGCCGGCAATTGCAGCAAGGCGGCGCGCCTGTTTCCCAGCCTGCGGCCAAAGCAGTACGTAGCGATCGACATCTCCGAAAAATTCCTGCGGGAAGCGGTAGCGGCATTGCGGCAGCAATTCCCGAAGATCAAGATGACTTGCCTGGGCATGGATTTTTCTTCCGAGCTTGAGCTGCCTCTAACGCTGGGTACGCAGCGCCGTCAGTTTTTTTACCCAGGCTCTTCGATCGGCAATTTTGCGCCGCTGGAGTCCCTGAAGTTCTTGCACCACATCCGCAAGGCGATCAACGGCAGCGACGGCGGCCTGTTGATCGGTGTCGACCTGGTCAAGGACAAGCCGATACTGGATGCCGCCTACGACGATGCGCTGGGCGTCACCGCGGCCTTCAACCTGAACCTGCTGAACCATGTAAACCGTTTGCTGGAGGCTGATTTCCAGCCCCAGCAATGGCGCCACCGCGCCTTCTACAATGAGGCGCAGCACCGTATAGAAATGCATCTGGAAGCGCGCCAGGACCTGATCGTCCATTGGCAGGACGGCGGCGTGCGGCGCTTCGCCCAGGGCGATAGCATCCATACCGAGAGCAGCTACAAATATACAGAGCAGGGATTCATCGACCTGCTGCAGCAAGCCGGTTTCGGCAAGGTCCAGACCTGGAGCGATGAGCGCAACTGGTTCATGGTTTGCCATGCCCGCATCGCGTGA
- a CDS encoding ABC transporter transmembrane domain-containing protein produces the protein MASIALLVAAGATLAIPYAFRQMIDLGFSTGGIQGANHIDLYFLALFGVACVLGVATAARFYMVSWLGERVTADLRSAVYSHVVTQSPQFFETTKTGEVLSRITTDTTLIQALVGTSISMALRNALLFAGGMVMLFITSVKLSAIILVMLALVVLPIVWYGRRVRKLSRDSQDRVADASAMAGEILNAMPTVQAFTHETIEAQRFDISIENAFSTAMERIRARSLLTMMAILLVFGAIVFVLWLGAHAVVQGSMTGGELGQFILYAALLAGSIGALAEVMGDAQRAAGATERLLELLAAQSPVQSVLLPDTLPPRTAQGAALTLENIGFRYPSRPESAALHGLSLDIRPGETVAVVGPSGAGKTTLFQLLLRFYDPQQGSIKLDGVDIKYLDLHTLRNAIGIVPQDTIIFSANAMENIRYGRVGASDAEVIAAARMAAAHEFIERLPEGYQAFLGERGVRLSGGQRQRIAIARALLKNPPLLLLDEATSALDAESERAVQGALEAAMVGRTTLVIAHRLATVQRADRIIVLEHGHVVETGSHAELVAHNGLYASLAALQFNIVNEA, from the coding sequence ATGGCCAGCATCGCGCTGCTGGTGGCGGCCGGCGCCACCTTGGCGATTCCGTATGCGTTCCGGCAGATGATCGACCTCGGCTTCAGCACCGGCGGCATCCAGGGCGCTAACCACATCGACCTGTACTTCCTGGCGCTGTTCGGGGTCGCCTGCGTGCTGGGCGTGGCGACGGCTGCGCGCTTCTACATGGTGTCCTGGCTTGGAGAGAGAGTCACGGCCGACCTGCGCAGCGCGGTGTATTCGCATGTGGTGACGCAGAGCCCGCAGTTCTTTGAAACCACCAAGACCGGCGAAGTGCTGTCGCGCATCACCACCGACACTACGCTGATCCAGGCGCTGGTCGGCACCAGCATCTCGATGGCGCTGCGCAACGCCTTGCTGTTTGCCGGCGGCATGGTCATGCTGTTCATTACCAGCGTCAAGCTGAGCGCGATCATCCTGGTCATGCTGGCGCTGGTGGTGCTGCCTATCGTCTGGTACGGCCGACGCGTGCGCAAGCTGTCGCGCGATTCGCAGGACCGGGTCGCCGACGCCTCGGCCATGGCCGGCGAAATCCTCAACGCCATGCCGACCGTGCAAGCCTTCACCCATGAAACCATCGAGGCGCAGCGCTTCGACATCTCCATCGAAAACGCCTTCAGCACCGCAATGGAACGGATACGCGCGCGTTCGCTGCTGACCATGATGGCGATCCTGCTGGTGTTCGGCGCCATCGTGTTCGTGCTGTGGCTGGGCGCGCACGCCGTGGTCCAGGGCAGCATGACAGGCGGCGAACTGGGACAGTTCATCTTGTATGCCGCCTTGCTGGCCGGCTCCATCGGCGCCCTGGCCGAAGTGATGGGCGATGCCCAGCGCGCCGCCGGCGCCACCGAACGCCTGCTGGAATTATTGGCGGCGCAGTCGCCGGTGCAATCGGTGCTGCTGCCCGATACGCTGCCGCCGCGCACTGCGCAAGGCGCCGCCCTGACCCTGGAAAACATCGGCTTCCGCTATCCTTCGCGGCCTGAGAGCGCTGCCCTGCACGGCTTGTCGCTGGATATCCGCCCTGGCGAAACGGTGGCCGTGGTAGGCCCTTCCGGGGCCGGCAAGACTACCCTGTTCCAGTTGCTGCTGCGCTTCTACGATCCGCAGCAAGGCAGCATCAAGCTCGATGGCGTCGACATCAAGTATCTCGACCTGCATACCTTGCGCAACGCCATCGGTATCGTACCGCAGGACACCATCATCTTCTCCGCCAACGCGATGGAAAACATCCGCTACGGCCGCGTCGGCGCCAGCGATGCCGAAGTCATCGCCGCCGCCAGGATGGCGGCCGCCCATGAATTCATCGAACGCCTGCCGGAAGGCTATCAAGCCTTCCTCGGCGAACGCGGCGTGCGCCTGTCCGGCGGCCAGCGCCAGCGCATCGCGATTGCGCGCGCCCTGCTGAAGAATCCGCCGCTGCTGCTGCTGGACGAAGCCACCAGCGCGCTCGACGCCGAATCCGAACGCGCCGTGCAAGGGGCGCTGGAAGCAGCGATGGTCGGCCGCACCACGCTGGTGATCGCGCACCGCCTGGCGACCGTGCAGCGGGCCGACCGCATCATCGTGCTGGAACACGGCCACGTGGTCGAAACCGGCAGCCATGCCGAACTGGTAGCGCACAACGGCTTGTACGCAAGCCTGGCAGCGCTGCAGTTCAATATCGTGAACGAGGCCTGA
- a CDS encoding NADH:flavin oxidoreductase/NADH oxidase, whose amino-acid sequence MSILFSPLKLRGVTLANRIAVAPMCQYSAEDGFANDWHLVHLGSRAVGGAGLIIFEASAVLPQGRISPQDLGIWKDEHIAPLSRITRFIEQQGVVAGIQLAHAGRKASVWRPWEEQQGRVEPEQGGWHTDGPSALAFDPSYTTPAALSIDGIKSVIQAFADAAVRAHKAGFKLVEIHAAHGYLLHQFLSPISNQRSDQYGGSFENRVRLVLEVVAAVRQVWPQDLPLLVRLSATDWIDGGWNADETVALSRLLREAEVDLVDVSSGGNIASASIPVGPGYQTKFAARVKHEAGIASGTVGMITDPGQAEHILRTEQADLVLMARELLRDPYWPLHAADALHDVTSWAPQYMRATSRKSPQRPNVDYSEK is encoded by the coding sequence ATGAGCATCTTGTTTTCTCCATTGAAGCTGCGCGGCGTGACCCTGGCCAACCGCATTGCGGTGGCGCCCATGTGCCAGTACTCGGCCGAGGACGGCTTCGCCAACGACTGGCACCTGGTGCACCTGGGCAGCCGCGCGGTCGGCGGCGCCGGCCTGATCATCTTCGAAGCCAGTGCGGTGCTGCCGCAAGGCCGTATCTCGCCTCAGGATCTGGGGATCTGGAAAGACGAACATATCGCGCCGCTGAGCCGCATCACCCGCTTTATCGAGCAACAGGGCGTGGTGGCCGGCATCCAGCTGGCGCACGCCGGGCGTAAAGCCAGCGTCTGGCGTCCGTGGGAAGAACAGCAAGGCCGGGTCGAACCGGAGCAAGGCGGCTGGCATACCGACGGCCCGTCTGCGCTTGCCTTCGACCCCAGCTATACCACGCCGGCTGCGCTCAGCATCGATGGCATCAAGAGCGTGATCCAGGCCTTTGCCGACGCTGCGGTGCGCGCCCACAAGGCCGGTTTCAAACTGGTGGAAATCCACGCCGCGCACGGCTATCTGCTGCACCAGTTCCTATCGCCGATCAGCAATCAGCGTAGCGACCAGTATGGCGGCTCGTTCGAAAACCGCGTACGCCTGGTGCTGGAAGTAGTGGCCGCGGTGCGCCAGGTGTGGCCGCAGGATTTGCCGCTGCTGGTGCGGCTGTCAGCCACCGACTGGATCGATGGCGGCTGGAACGCCGATGAAACCGTGGCCTTGAGCCGCCTGTTGCGCGAGGCTGAGGTCGACCTGGTGGATGTCTCCAGCGGCGGCAACATCGCCAGCGCCAGCATTCCGGTCGGCCCGGGCTACCAGACCAAGTTTGCGGCGCGGGTCAAGCACGAAGCCGGCATCGCCAGCGGCACGGTCGGCATGATTACCGACCCCGGCCAGGCCGAGCACATCCTGCGCACCGAGCAGGCCGACCTGGTGCTGATGGCGCGCGAACTGCTGCGCGATCCTTACTGGCCGCTGCATGCGGCCGATGCCCTGCACGACGTTACTTCATGGGCGCCGCAATACATGCGCGCGACTTCACGCAAATCGCCGCAGCGGCCGAATGTGGATTACAGCGAAAAATAA
- a CDS encoding LysR family transcriptional regulator: MTSRTNHHLDTYLLRVLHTLLVEKSVSRTAIKLGQSQPTISNTLKRLRELTGDAILVRGKTGMVPTERGQELLALAKQGLEVIEKIAAPVAAFEADSTSRVFHIGTPDYLNMLLIPSIIEQLRKRAPGASLMVHALDANLDYASALETGRFDMVIGNWPDPPEHLHLAQLFDDDVVCMMHRDHPVAKKGLTLKYYLEMPHLAPTPYIEGHRSGIDAALAEQGLKRNVQVTIPYFALVPHVLSKSDLIFTTGRQFAEHIIEDWPIGMFTLPFDMPKMRFYMLWHARSHVAPDVVWLRRLIAEVAAGLGKAPAKQPMQQIP, translated from the coding sequence ATGACATCCCGTACCAACCACCATCTTGATACCTACCTGCTGCGTGTGCTGCACACCTTGCTGGTGGAAAAAAGTGTCTCGCGCACCGCCATCAAGCTGGGGCAGTCGCAGCCGACCATCAGCAATACGCTCAAGCGTTTGCGCGAGCTGACCGGCGACGCCATCCTGGTGCGCGGCAAGACCGGCATGGTGCCGACCGAACGCGGGCAGGAACTGCTGGCGCTGGCCAAGCAGGGCCTGGAAGTGATAGAAAAAATCGCGGCGCCGGTGGCGGCTTTTGAAGCGGACAGCACCTCGCGCGTGTTCCACATCGGCACGCCGGATTACCTGAACATGCTGCTGATCCCGTCGATCATCGAGCAGCTGCGCAAACGCGCGCCGGGCGCCAGCCTGATGGTGCACGCGCTGGACGCCAACCTGGATTACGCCAGCGCGCTGGAAACCGGCCGCTTCGACATGGTGATCGGCAATTGGCCGGACCCGCCTGAGCATTTGCACCTGGCGCAACTGTTCGACGACGACGTGGTGTGCATGATGCACCGCGACCATCCGGTGGCGAAGAAGGGCTTGACCCTGAAGTATTATCTGGAGATGCCGCACCTGGCGCCGACCCCGTATATAGAAGGACACCGCAGCGGCATCGACGCCGCGCTGGCCGAGCAAGGCTTGAAGCGCAACGTGCAGGTGACGATTCCGTATTTCGCGCTGGTGCCGCATGTGCTGTCGAAATCCGACCTGATCTTCACCACCGGCCGCCAGTTCGCCGAGCACATCATCGAAGACTGGCCGATCGGCATGTTCACCTTGCCGTTCGACATGCCGAAGATGCGTTTCTACATGCTGTGGCATGCGCGTTCGCATGTGGCGCCGGACGTGGTCTGGCTGCGGCGCCTGATCGCCGAAGTGGCGGCCGGGCTCGGCAAGGCGCCGGCCAAGCAGCCGATGCAGCAGATCCCGTAA